In one window of Frigoriglobus tundricola DNA:
- the tnpA gene encoding IS66 family insertion sequence element accessory protein TnpA — MPAVPAASRRDPAATRRRWAERLERFRRSGQTIAQFCAAEGVSPPSFYVWRRTLADHAPSPVPVTPTLVPIRLTPSPAGPPIEVVFPSGTVLRFPVDARPEVIAALVHAVEGRPC; from the coding sequence GTGCCTGCTGTCCCTGCTGCCTCTCGCCGTGACCCGGCCGCCACCCGTCGCCGGTGGGCCGAACGACTCGAACGGTTCCGCCGGTCGGGGCAGACGATCGCTCAGTTCTGTGCCGCCGAGGGCGTCTCACCGCCGTCCTTTTATGTGTGGCGGCGAACCCTCGCGGACCACGCCCCATCACCCGTACCGGTCACTCCGACGCTCGTCCCCATCCGCCTGACCCCGTCGCCCGCCGGACCGCCGATCGAGGTGGTGTTCCCGTCGGGAACCGTCCTGCGGTTCCCGGTCGATGCCCGACCGGAGGTCATCGCCGCCCTCGTGCATGCGGTGGAGGGGCGCCCGTGCTGA
- the tnpB gene encoding IS66 family insertion sequence element accessory protein TnpB (TnpB, as the term is used for proteins encoded by IS66 family insertion elements, is considered an accessory protein, since TnpC, encoded by a neighboring gene, is a DDE family transposase.) produces MLSIPPTTQLWYGGAVDLRLGFDGLYRHVQSTLQADPLSGHLFIFTNRSANRLKALYWTRHGLCLWCQRLERGRYHFPTPTDRKLELTATEFAMILDGIDYSSAKRFTRYCRPKASESDLRTRTS; encoded by the coding sequence GTGCTGAGCATTCCACCCACCACCCAGCTCTGGTACGGCGGGGCCGTCGATCTGCGCCTCGGGTTCGACGGCCTGTACCGCCACGTCCAATCCACGCTTCAGGCCGATCCCTTGAGCGGGCATCTGTTCATTTTCACCAATCGCTCGGCCAACCGGCTCAAGGCCCTGTACTGGACCCGCCACGGGCTCTGCTTGTGGTGCCAGCGACTCGAGCGCGGGCGGTACCACTTCCCCACCCCGACCGACCGCAAACTCGAACTCACCGCCACCGAGTTCGCCATGATCCTCGACGGCATCGACTACTCGTCGGCCAAACGTTTCACCCGTTATTGTCGCCCGAAAGCGTCCGAATCCGACTTGCGCACCCGCACGTCCTGA